The following is a genomic window from Candidatus Ozemobacteraceae bacterium.
GAACTGGAGATCGTACGAGTTCGGATTGAGCTCGAGAGCCTTTTCCCACGCCCGCAGGGCCGGGTTCGTGAGGCCGGCCCGGGCATACATGTCGCCCATCTCATACCAGGGCTCGAACTCGCGCGGCGCGAGCCGCTGACACTCGAGATACAGCTCCTTAGCATGGTTCACGAGGCCCTTGCTGCGATACGTGCGGGCCTGGGCCAGCAGCTTCGCGATGGGGGCGTGCGATTTCATCTCGGGAATCGGCAGGTCGGTGTTCCGCTCTTCGGCGAGCTTGAGCTTGTCGTGCAGCGTCGAAACAACCTTGACGAGCGTTTCCTTTTCAGGAAGGTCCTTCTTCAGCTTTTCGAGCAGTGCCAGCGATTCGGGAACCTTTTTCAGCTTGGCAAGTGTCAGAGCCTTGAACAATCCTGCTTTCACGTGGCCGGGCTTTTTCGCGAGCACGGTGTCGAACGAGACGAGCGCCATCTCGAACGTGCCCGAGAGATACTGGGCGAGGCCGAGGTTGTATCTCGCGAGGATATAGTTCGGATCGAGTTCGAGGGCCTTGTTCAGCTCGGAGATCGCCTTGTCGAGTTCGCCCTGCTTGAAATAGACCCAGCCCAGCGTGTGTCGGAATGCAGCCCGGTTTCCGTCGAGGGTGACCGCCTTGTTCGCCATCTCGAGCGCTTTGTCGAGGAGGGTGCCGCGCATGGCGTTTATATATGCCAGGCTCGACAGACTCTGGGCCTCGTTCGGATTGATCGCCAGCGCTTTCTTGAAAGCGATTTCCGCGTCGCCCCAACGATTCTGTTCCATGTAGCAGAAGCCGAGAACGGCGTGAATCTCGGCGATTTCCGGATGCTCCATGCCGAGATGGATCAGCCGGCGTACCGCTTCCGGCACGTTGCCCTTGTCGATCAGGCCCTGGATTTCTGACATCACTGGGAATATATTATCCCAGTCCCGTTCGGCCTTCCGGCCGCCGATCCCCTGCATGTGCTTGACCGGCACGTCGAGTTCGATCGTCTTGCTCTCGGCGGCGCGGGCGGCGAACTGCTCCGGCTTCGTTGCAGCCATGGACTGATCCATCAGGAGCTTGAGCATCTGCACACCGCGCTTCGCCTCGGGGCTGTTCGGCGGCGCGTTCTTGAGAACCTGACGGATCTCGTACAGAGCCGACTGGAACTCCCGCTTCGTGGCCAGGAACACGGCCCTGGCAAACCGCGCCTGCAGGAATTCAGGTTTCAGCTCGAGAGCCTTGTCGATCTGTTCGAGGGCCGTCGTCACGTCATCGCGCCGGTGCTCGGCGACGGCAAGCCCGTAGTAGCACAGGGCGAGACGGCCCGACATCGCCTTCGTGCGGAGTTCCGCCTCGACAGCAGCATCGGATTTGCCGTCATCGAGCAGTTTCTTCGCTTTCGCCCGGTTCTCCTTGAGCGCGTTCTCGCCGATCAGGATCGCCTGCTCGAACGCGACGGTCGACTGGTGCAGAATGCCGAGCCGCAGATACACTTTTCCAAGGTGGTAGTAACCGTCCATCGAGGTCGGATTCAGCTTCACGGTGCGTTCGAGGGCCGTCTTGGCGTCGGGAAGGGCGCCGCGGGTTTCCGTCAGCAGACCCAGCATGTAGGAAGCCTGGCCGAGGTTGCGCTTGTAGGCCGCGATCTTGCGCGCCGTGGCGATCGCCTTGTCGTTGAGGTTCGCCGCCCGCTGTTCGTAAAACAGGCCGTTCAGCTGGTCGAGCTGCGTTTCGATCTCGCCGATCAGGCGACGGGCGAAATCTTCGGCCTCGGCCGATTTCTTGAATGAGAAAGCCAACTCCGCGAGGTGGAACAGCGCACGCGGATGTTTGTCGTTGAGCTTGAAGCACTGCTTGTAGGCGCCGTATGCCTCATAGGGCTTGTCGGTGCGCTGGAACGCATAGCCGAGCATATACCACGTTTCGGCGTCGCCGCCGTAACTGCGGACGGCGTTCTTGAACTTGTCGAGGGCCTCAGCGAATTTCTTCTCGCCCATCAGCTTCGAGCCTTCGGCGACGAGTTGTTCGGCAGTCTGTTTGTTTTTCTTTGTCGTGGCCGCCTGCTGCTCGCCGAGTTGTTCACGGCTGCGGCTGTCGGTGGCGAGAATGATCAGATCATACGCTCGCTGACGTGTCGGATGGTCCGCCGGGGCTTCCTTCATGATCTGACGGGCCAGTGTCAGGACCTTGTCCCACTGTCCCGCCTGATACAGGCCTTCCGCGTTCGAAATCGACGCCGAAAGCTTGTTTTCGAGGGCGTAATCCATGGCGGCATCGGCCGGCAGCGCCGAGGCGGCCAGCCAGAGTCCGAACAGCAGGATGAGACGTTTTCTGGTCATACGACGGATCAGTTATCGGCAGAAGTGCATCTCTCCCTGAATACGAGGAAAACATGAAAAATCCGTCATCCTGCTTCGAGCACGCGGGCAGGACGCGAAGGTCCCGGGTATGCGGCACCCCTTTTCCCTGGCGATGATGAAAACGGGAGGAGCGGGAGCCCAGGTGCATTGCCGCTTCGGTGGCGAGTCAGACGATAGGGTAGAGCCGGACCTGGTTTCTGCCGCGCTTTTTTGCCTCGTAGAGGGCGGCGTCGGCGGCTTTAACAAGCACCAACGGCCTGTCCATCCCCTTCGGATCGAATTCGGCGGCTCCGATGCTGATGGTGACTTCGAGCGGTTTTCCCTCATGAACGAGGGGGTTGGATGAAATGGCCGACAACAGCTTGTCGGCCAGGTGGGATGCGCCCGTGAGATCGGTTTGGGGGAGGAGAATCGAGAACTCCTCTCCTCCGTATCTGGCGGCGAGATCATGGATGCGCAGCTTGTCGCGAAGGAGTTGGGCGACGTGTCGCAGCACCTTGTCGCCGACTATGTGGCCGTAGGTATCGTTGAACCTCTTGAAATGGTCGATGTCCAGCATGAGAAGAGAAAGCGTGGAACCGTGGCGCCTGACCCGGTAGAACTCCTCGAGAAGACGGTTCAGGAAGTGCTTGTGATTCAGGAGACCGGTCAGCCCGTCGGTGGTCGCGAGGTAGAGAAGTCGTGAATTGTGAATGGCGAGGGATGCCTGCGCCGCGAACACGCGCAGCAGCTCCTGCACTCGGTCTGTGAACGTGTTGGCCGACAGCCGGTTGTCGAGATACAGTACCCCGATGATCACCGACTGGATTTTCAGCGGCGTCACGGCGAGAGACAGGATCTTGTTGAGAACGATGCTCTGGTTTCCCGCGACCGCCGGATCGGTGGACGTGTCGCGGATGACCACCGTCTCGCCCGTTTGAAAGCAGCGCCTGATAAGGCTTCCGGAGGTCTTCATGTCCTGCTCGATTTCGCCGGTGCCCAGTCT
Proteins encoded in this region:
- a CDS encoding tetratricopeptide repeat protein; protein product: MTRKRLILLFGLWLAASALPADAAMDYALENKLSASISNAEGLYQAGQWDKVLTLARQIMKEAPADHPTRQRAYDLIILATDSRSREQLGEQQAATTKKNKQTAEQLVAEGSKLMGEKKFAEALDKFKNAVRSYGGDAETWYMLGYAFQRTDKPYEAYGAYKQCFKLNDKHPRALFHLAELAFSFKKSAEAEDFARRLIGEIETQLDQLNGLFYEQRAANLNDKAIATARKIAAYKRNLGQASYMLGLLTETRGALPDAKTALERTVKLNPTSMDGYYHLGKVYLRLGILHQSTVAFEQAILIGENALKENRAKAKKLLDDGKSDAAVEAELRTKAMSGRLALCYYGLAVAEHRRDDVTTALEQIDKALELKPEFLQARFARAVFLATKREFQSALYEIRQVLKNAPPNSPEAKRGVQMLKLLMDQSMAATKPEQFAARAAESKTIELDVPVKHMQGIGGRKAERDWDNIFPVMSEIQGLIDKGNVPEAVRRLIHLGMEHPEIAEIHAVLGFCYMEQNRWGDAEIAFKKALAINPNEAQSLSSLAYINAMRGTLLDKALEMANKAVTLDGNRAAFRHTLGWVYFKQGELDKAISELNKALELDPNYILARYNLGLAQYLSGTFEMALVSFDTVLAKKPGHVKAGLFKALTLAKLKKVPESLALLEKLKKDLPEKETLVKVVSTLHDKLKLAEERNTDLPIPEMKSHAPIAKLLAQARTYRSKGLVNHAKELYLECQRLAPREFEPWYEMGDMYARAGLTNPALRAWEKALELNPNSYDLQFNMGRMQYRLQKRDKARQAFVNAQSLKPADPEPHYYLGLMAYEDKRFESAESYSLAALRLKPRHYKAMALLGMARIRLGRYLPARDAYEMLYAKAPTDSPIRRHARKKLWELTRLLAPEKGPSYANVKQVQEQIQRRIEGADRSQSVSPAAAGKPVPEYGKTMTTDEKLWVLKRLEQFPVIARQAPYSYGPGTTGSALSNEEKLWVLKRLEGLKSAKQQFAPLPPPPVTSKYKLHEAPKPVRPEDPSDADTLAGLEAAEKGFMSEALDRFEKARTASPKNLEVLMNLGFLHTLLGNFKNAFEAFSQAALQHPKNPAPKLALGNLYWLGGKGPEAVAQWKGMIGKVALDPKFSFINRSEKVWKRVLDTNPTDPDAHSNLGIVYLFSQRYTDAIAEFQSVLTIAPARQEHSFYQAMAWTIMYCGNNKTATKKEAKSVLVQLETQAPPFPHSRLLRQYLETL
- a CDS encoding diguanylate cyclase → MKLVLKDQNGNLLHASSITPATGDIKIGRTDSCQIRLNSLNISREHLLVRCDAQGQVLIQDLHSTFGTPINGMKIQPGIFLPFQPGSVAQLSQDVFLFLEAGPEIGMTGIADLKSPAGGTSDPPVFPFFLSRNENLVRETFQDLRFRLPPDVQSEVDSTETVIKSRMRELSAVLEVSFALSSITNFQRLLEYTIDMALEVTGAERGGLILFNEQRQMFEMAVLRRLGTGEIEQDMKTSGSLIRRCFQTGETVVIRDTSTDPAVAGNQSIVLNKILSLAVTPLKIQSVIIGVLYLDNRLSANTFTDRVQELLRVFAAQASLAIHNSRLLYLATTDGLTGLLNHKHFLNRLLEEFYRVRRHGSTLSLLMLDIDHFKRFNDTYGHIVGDKVLRHVAQLLRDKLRIHDLAARYGGEEFSILLPQTDLTGASHLADKLLSAISSNPLVHEGKPLEVTISIGAAEFDPKGMDRPLVLVKAADAALYEAKKRGRNQVRLYPIV